A single region of the Brassica rapa cultivar Chiifu-401-42 chromosome A03, CAAS_Brap_v3.01, whole genome shotgun sequence genome encodes:
- the LOC117132587 gene encoding uncharacterized protein LOC117132587 has translation MIEVEKFTDSLPKDDLPLTIVESKYAAIANGVSDKDDFFTHTPRKTIAQMKETKHVEKCILMCTIAGIDSDMGWFYLSCKVCSKKVLTVPAVNDDDGNDDDDLKHTYYCVKCEAYNPVTVPRYKLHLVVLDNTSNTKLMVFDNLAVQLVNKPCLQIAGPSDKVEIEETNVLPPVLNTIIGKTCLFKIQIERENFVYKHDTYKVLKVITNKDLITDFEESNSRDGSEGVFHDMDTQSDAPEV, from the exons ATGATTGAAGTTGAAAAGTTCACTGATAG ttTGCCTAAAGATGACCTTCCTTTAACCATCGTGGAGTCTAAATACGCGGCTATTGCGAATGGTGTTTCGGATAAAGATGATTTCTTTACCCATACACCAAGAAAAACCATTGCTCAAATGAAGGAAACAAAACAT GTTGAAAAGTGTATTCTGATGTGCACAATTGCTGGCATTGATTCTGATATGGGGTGGTTTTATCTGAGCTGCAAAGTGTGCTCTAAAAAAGTCTTGACCGTTCCAGCTGTCAACGACGATGACGGTAATGACGATGATGATCTGAAGCACACATATTATTGTGTAAAGTGTGAGGCTTACAATCCTGTCACAGTTCCAAG GTATAAATTGCATTTAGTGGTGCTTGATAACACAAGCAACACAAAGCTAATGGTGTTCGATAATCTTGCTGTGCAACTGGTCAACAAGCCATGCTTGCAGATTGCTGGTCCTTCAGATAAAGTCGAG ATTGAGGAAACCAATGTGCTTCCTCCGGTTCTTAACACCATCATTGGCAAAACGTgcttatttaaaattcaaatcgAAAGGGAGAACTTTGTCTACAAACATGATACCTACAAGGTTTTGAAGGTGATCACTAACAAAGATTTGATCACAGATTTTGAAGAAAGCAACTCTCGAGAT GGAAGCGAAGGTGTATTTCATGATATGGATACTCAATCTGATGCACCAGAGGTTTGA